The genomic region AAGGCAGTCAGTTCCTAGTGGCAGAACCCCTGCCGCCGTCCGCAAGCACGATGTAGCGGTAGAGGATGGCCGCAATGGCGATCATGAAAATCCCGGCAAACACCGTGTCGGAGGGAAAGTGCCCGCCCTGCCCGACCCGCATATAGGATGCAAAAAACCAGGCCGGAAGCAGCAATGCGGCAAACAGCTTGCGCCATTTCGGCAAGATGAACATCAGCGACGCCACCACCATCACCATGGAGGAGACCTCGCCGCTGACGAAGGAGCAATTGTCCACACATTCCCCGCCACTTTCGAACAGCGGCTTGAAATCGAATTCGCCGCCAAATTCGCTCACCGTGCGCGGTCTGGGCCGGCCCACATGATCCTTCAGGATGATGTTGGTTACCAGCAGCGGACCGATCAGCGAGGTAAGCAGCAGATAAAGCCACTGCACCGGCAAGAGTCTCCAGAACCGTTCGCGGTGGTAGAGCGCGCCGATGATCCCGGCGGTGACCAGCGCATAAAACAGGCCATAGCCGGTCATGGTGATACGCCGCAGGGTTGACCACAGATCACTGCCGCGCAAATCAAATCTGCCATCGTTGTAAAGTGCCTGCGTCAGCACAATGTCGAGCTGCGGCCGGCCCAAAAACGCCAGCGCCGCCAACAGGCCGGCAACAGAGACTGCCAGCAAGACAAACCAGGCGAACCGCCGCTCTGCGGCTAGCCGGCCTGCGTCAAACCCATGCCGCCAGATGGATTGCACGCCGCTCATGGCCGGTAACCTTTCAGAACAAAAATGCGCCGCTGTTTGTCACTGCCCGCATATTCCGGAATTTCACCTGCCAACCGCACA from Salaquimonas pukyongi harbors:
- a CDS encoding phosphatase PAP2 family protein, whose translation is MSGVQSIWRHGFDAGRLAAERRFAWFVLLAVSVAGLLAALAFLGRPQLDIVLTQALYNDGRFDLRGSDLWSTLRRITMTGYGLFYALVTAGIIGALYHRERFWRLLPVQWLYLLLTSLIGPLLVTNIILKDHVGRPRPRTVSEFGGEFDFKPLFESGGECVDNCSFVSGEVSSMVMVVASLMFILPKWRKLFAALLLPAWFFASYMRVGQGGHFPSDTVFAGIFMIAIAAILYRYIVLADGGRGSATRN